One stretch of Treponema pectinovorum DNA includes these proteins:
- a CDS encoding LptF/LptG family permease: MSRHIRHVEALGYYYHRLWTKSPLRIKIQTIYEQKIKTFLEDFNLLNWIFHKTAVILFKLGLKTQSQTVDGFMQEKSGLNRHVFYRYLLRELFLYFFVAFLFFFFIFFVNQILLIIQKILEKKVPLWDVILLMTYALPSIIAQSAPFATLVGFLMCLGRLVSENEILIFRASGQSYKTILLPVLILGGAISLGSFFVNDFLLPLGTIKYNRLYRSILVSNPAIELEPNSVKKAVDKILVIGNVLGDKVSDLIFFDTSSDGQQRIIIAQDSTVKKSSSDGVLMNLEMDDSVVLFFDKEKKDSYEILTAQKTQLNVFESSIEAASFRVSPREMTSYDLRRRIKDMEKSDDYSKKQLNSYKLEYNKKFSLPFGSIFFAFLALPLAFLFGKHNGQTIGLIIGIVICVLYWTMMILGQIFGNRGGLNGFLVMWLPNITITIAGTLFYLKLLGK, from the coding sequence TTGTCTCGTCATATCCGTCATGTAGAAGCACTTGGATATTATTATCACAGGCTTTGGACAAAAAGCCCTCTTCGCATAAAAATTCAAACTATTTATGAGCAAAAGATAAAAACTTTTTTAGAGGATTTTAACCTTTTAAATTGGATTTTTCATAAAACGGCTGTAATTTTATTTAAGTTAGGATTAAAGACGCAATCTCAAACTGTAGACGGTTTTATGCAGGAAAAATCTGGCTTAAACCGCCACGTATTTTATCGCTATCTTTTGCGAGAGCTTTTTCTTTATTTTTTTGTCGCATTTTTGTTTTTCTTTTTTATTTTTTTTGTAAATCAAATACTTTTAATAATTCAAAAAATTCTGGAAAAAAAAGTTCCGCTTTGGGATGTCATCCTTCTTATGACTTATGCATTGCCTTCTATAATTGCACAGTCTGCCCCATTTGCAACGCTCGTCGGTTTTTTGATGTGTCTTGGGCGTTTGGTTTCTGAAAATGAAATTTTAATTTTTCGAGCATCGGGACAAAGTTATAAGACAATCCTCTTGCCAGTTTTGATTTTGGGTGGAGCGATTTCGCTTGGCTCATTTTTTGTAAACGATTTTCTTCTTCCGTTGGGAACTATAAAATACAACAGGCTGTATCGCTCAATTCTGGTATCAAATCCTGCGATAGAACTTGAACCTAACTCTGTAAAAAAAGCAGTCGATAAAATTTTGGTAATTGGAAATGTGCTCGGCGATAAAGTAAGCGATCTGATTTTTTTTGACACGAGTTCCGACGGTCAACAGCGAATAATAATCGCGCAAGATTCGACCGTAAAAAAATCGTCTTCCGACGGCGTTTTGATGAATCTTGAAATGGACGATTCTGTTGTTTTATTTTTTGATAAAGAGAAAAAAGATTCTTACGAAATTTTAACTGCTCAAAAAACTCAACTCAATGTCTTTGAATCTTCTATCGAAGCAGCGTCTTTTAGAGTTAGCCCAAGGGAAATGACTTCTTACGACTTACGAAGGCGAATAAAAGATATGGAAAAAAGCGACGATTATTCTAAAAAGCAGCTCAATTCATATAAGCTTGAATACAACAAAAAATTTTCGCTTCCCTTTGGTTCAATTTTTTTTGCTTTTTTGGCACTTCCGCTCGCTTTTCTTTTTGGTAAGCACAATGGGCAGACGATTGGACTTATAATTGGAATTGTAATCTGCGTTCTGTACTGGACAATGATGATTTTGGGTCAGATTTTTGGAAACCGTGGTGGCTTGAATGGTTTTTTGGTTATGTGGCTTCCAAACATCACGATTACGATTGCAGGAACGCTTTTTTATTTAAAACTTTTGGGTAAGTGA
- a CDS encoding LptF/LptG family permease, giving the protein MTLVKYIFKKFFPLFIGSLLFFAFVLVLVDLFLNLWNFISNAVSAQRVFTIMILYFPKAIWYSAPLSILFAVSYTLSDFYANNELIAVFASGVPLVKFTFPILAFSFLLSFALFYFEDNLVVPTYAKKVELQDFSLNREKSLNNDKIVVMAEMGNIVYKADYYDDAFMRLYNLYVVIRNDDKSLNCIIRADSALWEENYWKLSGGLKYVFNEGNLQSAPVDEDTMKRLTEFPETFRNNVISVETVNTKQAKEYITHLKRVGLPYNEPLSIYYRKFAFPFILFIVVFLSIGLSGKTRKNVMLISLASCITAAVVYYVFQMVTMLMAKFGILSPFLGAWLPVFLFVILSMVLLKYART; this is encoded by the coding sequence ATGACTTTAGTAAAATACATATTTAAAAAATTTTTTCCGTTATTCATAGGTTCGCTGCTGTTTTTTGCCTTTGTCCTGGTTTTAGTGGATTTGTTTTTGAACCTTTGGAATTTTATTTCAAATGCTGTCAGCGCCCAAAGGGTTTTTACTATAATGATTTTATATTTCCCAAAGGCAATCTGGTATTCCGCTCCGCTTTCAATTTTGTTTGCGGTTTCGTACACGCTTTCCGACTTTTATGCAAATAACGAATTGATTGCAGTCTTTGCTTCTGGAGTTCCGCTTGTAAAATTCACTTTTCCGATTCTCGCGTTTTCGTTCCTTTTGAGTTTTGCACTTTTTTATTTTGAAGACAATCTTGTAGTTCCAACCTATGCCAAAAAAGTTGAATTGCAGGATTTTTCACTCAATCGGGAAAAAAGTTTAAATAACGATAAGATTGTTGTTATGGCAGAAATGGGAAATATCGTCTACAAGGCAGATTATTATGACGATGCTTTTATGCGTCTGTATAATCTTTATGTAGTTATCAGAAACGATGATAAATCTTTAAATTGCATAATCCGCGCAGATTCTGCTCTTTGGGAAGAAAATTATTGGAAATTGAGCGGCGGACTCAAATATGTTTTTAACGAAGGAAATCTCCAATCTGCTCCAGTTGATGAAGATACGATGAAAAGGCTCACAGAATTTCCAGAAACCTTTCGCAATAATGTAATCTCTGTAGAAACCGTAAATACAAAGCAGGCAAAAGAATACATAACTCATCTAAAGCGGGTAGGGCTTCCGTATAACGAGCCTTTGAGCATTTATTACAGAAAGTTTGCTTTTCCTTTTATACTTTTTATCGTAGTATTTTTGTCCATAGGCTTGAGTGGCAAAACTCGGAAAAACGTTATGCTCATAAGTTTGGCAAGTTGCATCACTGCCGCTGTGGTTTATTATGTCTTCCAGATGGTAACCATGTTGATGGCAAAATTTGGTATTCTTTCACCTTTTTTGGGAGCGTGGCTTCCTGTATTTTTGTTTGTAATTTTAAGCATGGTTTTGTTAAAATACGCTAGAACTTAA
- the tgt gene encoding tRNA guanosine(34) transglycosylase Tgt has translation MISEIFTIKHESTDGKARTGTLHLAHGDVQTPVFMPVGTSATVKALTKDDLEEIGFEIILANTYHLFLRPGSDVIEAAGGLHGFSCWNKNFLTDSGGFQVWSLSKLRKITEEGAFFASNIDGSRHMFTPERVVDVQTQFNSDVQMQLDVCTGWGIEKKEAINALAITEKWLARAKDEWLKKKDEGYKGILLPIVQGNFFKDLRKRSSEFVTSMDLPAIAIGGLSVGEPAEEFASMLDYTVENLPKTKAKYVMGIGTPDYILDAVRSGIDMFDCVLPTRNARNGSYFTRDGNLSIKQERFIRDFSPIDKECNCKVCRTYSRSYLRHLFKEQEILSCMLASYHNLYFLHNMMKEIRTSIEENRFEQYRIDFLQRYKAGAIK, from the coding sequence ATGATTTCTGAAATTTTCACTATAAAACACGAATCTACAGACGGCAAAGCAAGGACTGGAACTTTGCATCTTGCACACGGCGATGTTCAAACTCCAGTTTTTATGCCTGTAGGAACAAGTGCAACTGTAAAAGCGCTTACAAAAGATGATTTGGAAGAAATTGGTTTTGAAATAATCCTCGCAAATACCTATCATCTTTTTTTGCGACCTGGAAGCGATGTTATAGAAGCGGCTGGCGGTTTGCATGGATTTTCCTGTTGGAATAAAAATTTTTTGACGGATTCTGGTGGATTTCAGGTCTGGAGCCTTTCAAAACTTCGGAAGATAACCGAAGAAGGCGCTTTTTTTGCGAGCAATATTGACGGAAGCCGCCACATGTTTACTCCAGAAAGGGTTGTAGATGTTCAAACTCAATTCAATTCAGATGTTCAGATGCAGTTGGATGTGTGCACTGGCTGGGGAATCGAAAAAAAAGAAGCGATAAATGCTCTTGCCATAACAGAAAAGTGGCTTGCGCGTGCAAAAGATGAATGGCTTAAAAAAAAGGATGAAGGTTATAAAGGAATTTTGCTTCCTATTGTTCAGGGGAATTTTTTCAAAGATTTGCGCAAGCGTTCCAGCGAATTTGTAACTTCTATGGATTTGCCTGCGATTGCGATTGGTGGTTTAAGTGTTGGTGAGCCCGCGGAGGAATTTGCTTCAATGCTCGACTATACGGTGGAAAATCTTCCAAAAACAAAAGCAAAATATGTCATGGGAATTGGCACTCCAGACTATATTTTAGATGCTGTTCGCAGCGGAATCGATATGTTCGACTGTGTTCTTCCAACTCGTAATGCAAGAAACGGTTCTTATTTTACACGAGATGGCAATCTTTCTATAAAACAGGAAAGGTTTATTCGCGATTTTTCTCCGATAGATAAGGAATGCAACTGCAAAGTTTGTCGCACATATTCTAGAAGTTATCTCAGGCATCTTTTTAAAGAGCAAGAAATTTTAAGCTGCATGCTTGCAAGTTATCATAACCTTTATTTTTTGCACAACATGATGAAAGAAATAAGGACTTCGATTGAAGAAAATCGCTTTGAACAGTACAGAATTGATTTTTTACAGCGATATAAAGCTGGTGCTATAAAATAG
- a CDS encoding HEAT repeat domain-containing protein, whose protein sequence is MKKFFFIYCFVLINFFLFSDENLQQPLKTVTTNSQSLETPAANSQSKESKNLHEISQSQNGETLQESSQEEKLETKNVESSKSENQAQREAESGETAKKRPLKQDKEKIERLEIEYPDTKKENEETLKYGMEEDIISLIDNLLKNEDVRFVDEVYDLFYSTKNTAIREKILEYFTKLKDPCLEDYAISILEDPYDEKTSTVNAVFNYVQAVKTKAALKPVLALLESDDEKYFTPSLTTIGEIGGSEEAVFLSEYLKREDLTLAQKQNLVKVLGKIKAVETFESLVQMATDEDENSFVRMYSAEAIGSMQKEEAVGVLVKLYEDNDPKLRTYVIKGLSYFPENEEAKKTILQAIRDSHVAVRLEAIEVCKKNDFKEATPFIIYRLEKDKEDSIKKISYDALAFLNTKEGNEYLVKHITDKKVADNPKSRIARALLEYGNAGEKEIIALAEESLTDDRRKSLRYALGKEFAKYGRKSFSEICKKYLESKDSATQGTGLDIYAKGRYEDITPLVRKLVLDGAKNSKNNVNATKAEKILGSKDSAVLQAAKIKEENEKNKENKNSSKSKTPASISTKSNSSDSK, encoded by the coding sequence ATGAAAAAATTTTTTTTTATTTATTGCTTTGTTTTGATCAATTTTTTTCTCTTTTCGGATGAAAATTTGCAACAACCGCTTAAAACTGTAACTACAAATTCTCAATCGCTTGAAACTCCAGCTGCAAATTCACAATCGAAGGAAAGCAAAAATCTACACGAAATTTCTCAATCTCAAAATGGCGAAACTTTACAAGAATCATCTCAAGAAGAAAAACTTGAAACAAAAAACGTTGAATCTTCAAAAAGCGAAAATCAGGCACAAAGGGAAGCTGAATCAGGTGAAACTGCAAAAAAGAGACCTTTAAAACAGGATAAAGAAAAAATTGAGCGTTTGGAAATCGAATATCCCGACACAAAAAAGGAAAATGAGGAAACGCTCAAATACGGAATGGAAGAGGACATAATCTCTTTGATTGACAATCTGTTAAAAAATGAAGATGTGCGTTTTGTAGATGAAGTTTACGACCTTTTTTATTCAACTAAAAATACTGCAATCCGCGAAAAAATCCTCGAATATTTTACAAAATTAAAAGACCCTTGCTTAGAAGATTATGCAATTTCAATTTTGGAAGACCCTTACGACGAAAAAACTTCAACTGTAAACGCAGTTTTTAACTATGTTCAAGCGGTAAAAACTAAGGCAGCGTTAAAACCAGTTCTTGCACTGTTAGAAAGCGATGATGAAAAATATTTTACACCTTCTCTAACTACGATTGGCGAAATTGGCGGAAGTGAAGAGGCGGTATTTTTGAGCGAATATTTAAAACGGGAAGATTTGACGCTCGCTCAAAAGCAAAATCTTGTAAAAGTTTTGGGAAAAATAAAAGCTGTGGAAACCTTTGAAAGCCTTGTTCAAATGGCAACAGACGAAGATGAAAATTCTTTTGTGCGAATGTACAGTGCAGAAGCGATTGGTTCTATGCAAAAAGAAGAAGCTGTAGGAGTTCTTGTAAAACTATATGAAGATAACGATCCAAAATTAAGAACCTATGTTATAAAAGGGCTTTCTTATTTTCCAGAAAATGAAGAAGCCAAAAAGACTATATTGCAAGCGATTAGAGATTCTCATGTTGCTGTTCGTTTGGAAGCGATAGAAGTTTGCAAAAAAAATGATTTTAAAGAAGCGACACCTTTTATCATTTATAGGCTCGAAAAAGACAAGGAAGATTCCATCAAGAAAATTTCTTATGATGCACTTGCTTTTTTAAATACAAAAGAAGGAAACGAATATCTTGTAAAGCATATAACCGATAAAAAAGTTGCGGATAATCCAAAAAGTCGCATTGCAAGAGCACTCCTTGAATATGGCAATGCAGGCGAAAAGGAAATAATCGCTTTGGCAGAAGAATCTCTAACTGACGACAGGCGAAAATCGCTTAGATACGCTTTGGGCAAAGAATTTGCAAAATATGGCCGAAAAAGTTTTTCTGAAATCTGCAAAAAATACCTTGAATCAAAGGATTCTGCAACGCAAGGCACAGGTCTTGATATATATGCAAAAGGCAGATACGAAGATATAACTCCGCTTGTGCGAAAGCTGGTGCTTGACGGAGCAAAAAATTCTAAAAACAATGTGAATGCAACAAAGGCAGAAAAAATTCTAGGCTCAAAAGACAGTGCAGTTTTACAGGCGGCAAAAATCAAAGAAGAAAACGAGAAAAACAAAGAAAATAAAAATTCTTCAAAATCGAAAACACCTGCTTCGATTTCTACAAAATCCAATTCTTCCGATTCAAAATGA
- a CDS encoding helicase-related protein translates to MAIDYKKLPVYEQKNLILDELKKKQVIVVQSPTGSGKTTQIPVILHEAGYSKDGIIAVTQPRRISALSVSEFIAKQLKTSYPGLVGYKMRFEDKTDETTKIKIMTDGILLQEMKLDPWLSKYSVIMVDEAHERSLNIDFCLGLLKRVLAARPDFKVIVSSATMNAQAFSSYFYNCPIVDIKTQTFPVTMVYDPPKSKATTLTETGIQVLLSKIQSTIERILDNKEQGDILVFLPGEKVIKDCMQNLLTSPFRSKLHLIPLYGRLPKEEQEKVFNSAPFGKKKVVISTNIAETSVTINGITTVIDSGLAKLNFYNPMTYSSSLIETPVSKASCSQRRGRAGRTCAGTCYRLYSRADFEKRPEYTTEEIFRTDLSEVCLRMSELGITDFENFDFISKPEKNNILGAIETLNMLKALNEDRTLSAIGKLMVEFPLEPRVSRILVESIMNYPDVLEESVIAASFLSTQSPFVLPMGEEMDARAAHHAFRDIQGDFVSYVKLFRKWQATQNKTRFCQNNYLDEKVMREIESIKEQLEEEITALGIPISSGGSMENYLCCIVAGMIQFVCIRVGKENYRSLTEERISIHPGSGMFRADPLFIVAGEIVRTSRMFAMSVSPLTKAILAKIDKNLESRLQNSRGIREKIFAGKFESLKSQTKNKRLKFANDENPFDKKTEILQKDKSEATALSFGGEKFEIQKIKGKKVAIFPLEKLKSALKKEKDENYLESLSSIRGKILLNDGTLLAGEKFNLIKKVAKNLNLNPVSEDDFSKKLNLTMGTKDEEAKLIESLKFVLRVKIAKPKQKEYGFITLYSDGKGTYWFKVTRSFSTALNESLASLESLADDSTSMLSVAQKEKVNMLYRLLNSLYE, encoded by the coding sequence ATGGCAATAGACTATAAAAAACTTCCTGTATATGAACAAAAAAATTTGATTTTAGACGAACTCAAAAAAAAACAGGTAATAGTCGTTCAATCTCCAACAGGCTCCGGAAAAACGACCCAAATTCCAGTCATTCTACACGAAGCAGGATATTCTAAAGACGGAATCATCGCCGTAACACAACCTAGGAGAATTTCAGCACTTTCTGTGAGCGAGTTTATAGCAAAGCAACTAAAAACTTCGTATCCGGGTTTAGTCGGTTACAAAATGAGATTTGAAGATAAAACCGACGAAACGACAAAAATAAAAATAATGACCGATGGAATTTTATTACAGGAGATGAAGCTCGACCCCTGGCTTTCAAAATATTCTGTAATAATGGTCGATGAAGCACACGAGCGCAGTTTGAATATAGATTTTTGTCTTGGGCTTTTAAAGCGAGTTTTAGCAGCAAGACCAGATTTTAAAGTAATCGTTTCTTCTGCAACTATGAACGCACAAGCGTTTTCTTCCTATTTTTATAACTGTCCAATCGTGGATATAAAAACTCAGACCTTTCCTGTAACAATGGTTTACGATCCGCCAAAATCAAAGGCCACAACTTTGACAGAAACTGGCATACAAGTGCTGCTTTCAAAAATTCAATCGACTATTGAACGCATTTTGGATAACAAAGAGCAAGGCGACATCTTAGTTTTTTTACCAGGAGAAAAAGTGATAAAAGACTGCATGCAAAATCTTTTAACTTCTCCGTTCCGCTCAAAACTTCACCTTATTCCGCTTTATGGAAGACTTCCAAAAGAAGAGCAGGAAAAAGTATTTAATTCTGCACCATTTGGAAAAAAGAAAGTCGTAATTTCAACAAATATCGCAGAAACTTCCGTCACTATAAACGGCATAACAACTGTAATCGATTCTGGACTTGCAAAACTCAATTTTTACAATCCTATGACTTACTCTTCTTCTTTAATCGAAACCCCGGTGAGCAAAGCAAGTTGCAGCCAAAGGCGTGGCAGAGCGGGAAGAACCTGTGCAGGAACCTGCTATCGACTTTACAGCAGAGCCGATTTTGAAAAACGCCCCGAATACACGACAGAAGAGATTTTTCGAACAGATTTAAGCGAAGTCTGCCTCAGGATGAGCGAACTGGGAATAACGGATTTTGAAAATTTTGACTTTATTTCAAAACCAGAAAAGAACAACATCCTTGGTGCAATAGAAACTCTAAATATGCTAAAAGCATTAAACGAAGACAGAACACTATCTGCAATCGGAAAGCTCATGGTAGAATTTCCATTAGAGCCACGTGTAAGCAGAATTCTAGTAGAAAGCATAATGAACTATCCAGATGTGCTCGAAGAATCTGTAATTGCAGCGTCATTTTTAAGCACGCAATCTCCGTTTGTGCTTCCCATGGGCGAAGAGATGGACGCAAGGGCTGCCCACCACGCATTTAGAGACATACAAGGCGATTTTGTTTCTTACGTAAAACTTTTTCGTAAATGGCAGGCCACACAGAACAAAACTCGCTTTTGCCAGAACAATTATCTCGATGAAAAGGTGATGAGAGAAATTGAAAGCATAAAGGAGCAGTTAGAAGAAGAGATAACCGCTTTGGGAATTCCAATTTCTTCCGGCGGTTCGATGGAAAACTATCTTTGCTGCATCGTAGCCGGAATGATTCAATTTGTGTGCATTCGCGTAGGAAAAGAAAATTACCGTTCGCTCACAGAAGAGAGAATTTCAATTCATCCAGGAAGTGGAATGTTTAGAGCAGATCCGCTTTTTATAGTGGCAGGAGAAATTGTGCGGACAAGCAGAATGTTTGCAATGAGCGTAAGTCCGCTTACAAAAGCAATCCTTGCAAAAATCGATAAAAATTTAGAATCCAGACTGCAAAATTCGCGTGGAATAAGAGAAAAAATCTTTGCTGGAAAATTTGAATCATTAAAAAGTCAGACAAAAAATAAAAGATTAAAATTTGCAAACGATGAAAATCCATTTGACAAAAAAACTGAAATTCTACAAAAAGATAAAAGCGAAGCGACTGCCCTTTCTTTTGGAGGAGAAAAATTTGAAATTCAAAAAATTAAGGGAAAAAAAGTTGCAATCTTTCCTTTAGAAAAATTAAAATCCGCACTAAAAAAAGAAAAAGATGAAAATTATCTGGAAAGCCTTTCTTCTATACGTGGAAAAATACTTTTAAACGACGGAACTTTGCTCGCTGGCGAAAAATTCAACCTGATAAAAAAAGTTGCAAAAAATTTAAATCTAAATCCTGTAAGCGAAGACGATTTTTCTAAAAAATTAAACCTAACAATGGGAACAAAAGACGAAGAGGCAAAGCTCATAGAAAGTTTAAAATTCGTTTTAAGGGTAAAAATCGCAAAGCCAAAACAAAAAGAATACGGTTTTATAACTTTGTACAGCGATGGCAAAGGAACTTATTGGTTTAAAGTTACAAGAAGTTTTTCGACCGCGTTGAATGAAAGTTTAGCCTCGCTAGAAAGCCTTGCAGACGATTCTACAAGCATGCTTTCTGTGGCGCAAAAAGAAAAAGTGAATATGCTATACAGACTTTTAAACAGCCTTTATGAATGA
- a CDS encoding CapA family protein, giving the protein MNCFYYTLSMIFTRSCAPKFFTSTAKSLVLIILLFSCSSTKQKIVDETQQEQAANEKITTQINLTFAGDIMAHPVNFRQKDFSKIWQDLKSVLQGEDLCFANIEAPVCDSLEWSGYPQFNMHSTYVKAAKDVGFNVFSLANNHSNDWYLEGINETRTFFERFEKTDGIYACGLRKKNDSKITHRIIEKNGWKILFVAFTEILNRPDAANFVDYFPQKKQKELIGTLKKLREQNEADLFIVSVHTDEEEYKKQVTQSHRIFFKTLVKECKADVIWANHPHVTKEFETIEVFDDETSRKAFIMYGNGNTISGQRTRPSLQKNPDERDDTGDGLLIKVKFQKETLLNLKRDDAKNKKTKNKITLTKIEPHLITTYITPDGQFVVRLADEDFIHCLERSALLLWANYIKSRIKIYEDLKGISKWQ; this is encoded by the coding sequence ATGAACTGTTTTTACTATACTTTGTCTATGATTTTTACTCGCTCCTGTGCACCAAAATTTTTTACATCAACAGCAAAATCCCTTGTTTTAATAATTCTACTTTTTTCCTGCTCTTCTACAAAGCAGAAAATCGTTGACGAAACACAGCAAGAGCAAGCTGCGAACGAAAAAATCACAACTCAAATAAACCTTACCTTTGCTGGCGACATAATGGCTCATCCAGTAAATTTTCGCCAAAAAGATTTTTCTAAAATATGGCAGGATTTAAAATCTGTTTTGCAGGGAGAAGACCTCTGTTTTGCAAACATAGAAGCACCAGTTTGCGACAGCTTGGAATGGAGCGGATATCCGCAGTTCAATATGCATTCAACTTATGTAAAAGCTGCTAAAGACGTTGGATTTAATGTTTTTTCGCTTGCAAACAATCATTCAAACGATTGGTATTTAGAAGGAATAAACGAAACGAGAACTTTTTTTGAAAGGTTTGAAAAGACAGATGGAATATACGCCTGTGGGCTACGAAAAAAAAATGATTCAAAAATAACACATCGCATAATCGAAAAAAACGGCTGGAAAATTCTTTTCGTCGCCTTTACAGAAATCTTAAACAGACCAGACGCTGCAAATTTTGTAGATTACTTTCCTCAAAAAAAGCAAAAAGAATTGATTGGAACGCTAAAAAAATTGCGAGAGCAAAATGAAGCCGATTTATTTATCGTAAGCGTGCACACAGACGAAGAAGAATACAAAAAGCAAGTTACACAGAGCCACAGAATTTTCTTTAAAACGCTCGTAAAAGAATGCAAAGCAGACGTTATCTGGGCAAATCATCCGCACGTTACAAAGGAGTTTGAAACTATCGAGGTTTTTGATGATGAAACTTCCAGAAAAGCCTTTATAATGTACGGAAACGGAAATACGATTTCTGGACAGAGGACGCGACCTTCTCTACAAAAAAATCCAGACGAAAGGGACGACACAGGCGATGGTCTTTTGATAAAAGTAAAATTCCAAAAAGAAACGCTCCTCAATCTAAAAAGGGACGATGCTAAAAATAAAAAAACAAAAAACAAAATAACTCTTACAAAAATTGAACCACATCTAATTACAACCTACATAACTCCAGACGGACAGTTTGTTGTAAGACTTGCGGATGAAGATTTTATTCACTGCCTTGAGCGTTCGGCGCTTTTGCTTTGGGCAAACTATATAAAATCGAGAATAAAAATTTATGAAGATTTAAAAGGAATATCTAAATGGCAATAG
- a CDS encoding bactofilin family protein: MFEVKDNDLFDLEEEDFDTILASDIDFHGKISFAKPFMIKGNVSGSIEATSDLVIDSGAVVNAGINASRVLVRGKVEGNIVGRDLVFVASTGSVTGDISARQVVLEIGSRFSGKCTMKD, encoded by the coding sequence ATGTTTGAAGTAAAAGATAACGACCTTTTTGACCTCGAAGAAGAAGATTTTGATACGATCCTTGCTTCTGATATAGATTTTCATGGAAAAATCAGTTTTGCAAAACCCTTTATGATAAAAGGCAATGTTTCTGGCTCTATAGAAGCGACAAGCGATCTTGTTATAGATTCTGGTGCAGTTGTTAATGCTGGTATAAATGCCAGTCGAGTTTTGGTTCGTGGCAAAGTAGAAGGCAATATCGTTGGACGTGATTTGGTTTTTGTCGCTTCGACAGGTTCTGTAACTGGCGATATAAGCGCTCGTCAGGTTGTCCTTGAAATAGGTTCCAGATTTTCTGGAAAATGCACTATGAAAGACTGA
- a CDS encoding tetratricopeptide repeat protein yields MKKIFLGFAFFSIFLCSIFSQQRADALLLYRNGKYDEAIKICELEIAENPQNIDSYCVLCWSLVRNRQYAEAEQRTKEARAVNSTDVRLIEIQGEAKFYLGKNSEALELFQLYLANVPVNGSRIGNAYYYMGEIYIRQAKYQHADIAFTAAVHTEPLIDYWWTRCAYAREMAGNYDSSLVAYDKALELKPSNEDAQRGKERVSARLR; encoded by the coding sequence ATGAAAAAGATATTTTTAGGCTTTGCTTTCTTTTCAATTTTTTTGTGTTCGATTTTTTCGCAGCAGAGGGCGGACGCTTTATTGCTTTACAGAAATGGAAAGTATGATGAAGCGATAAAAATTTGCGAACTTGAAATCGCAGAAAATCCTCAAAATATAGATTCTTACTGTGTGCTTTGCTGGAGTTTGGTGCGGAATCGCCAATATGCAGAAGCAGAACAAAGAACAAAAGAGGCACGAGCGGTAAATTCTACAGATGTGCGCTTGATAGAAATTCAAGGAGAAGCAAAATTCTATCTAGGTAAAAATTCCGAAGCGCTGGAACTCTTTCAGCTTTATCTTGCAAATGTACCTGTAAATGGAAGTCGAATCGGCAATGCTTATTACTACATGGGCGAAATATACATAAGGCAGGCAAAATATCAGCATGCAGACATAGCTTTTACAGCAGCTGTTCACACAGAACCTTTGATTGACTACTGGTGGACAAGGTGCGCTTATGCGAGAGAAATGGCAGGAAACTACGATTCTTCTCTGGTTGCTTACGACAAGGCACTGGAATTAAAGCCTTCCAACGAAGATGCTCAGCGTGGAAAAGAGAGAGTTTCGGCAAGACTTCGCTAA